A region from the Andrena cerasifolii isolate SP2316 chromosome 9, iyAndCera1_principal, whole genome shotgun sequence genome encodes:
- the Uqcr-q gene encoding ubiquinol-cytochrome c reductase ubiquinone-binding protein gives MGKEFGNLDTIRGVTFFRLSPFEQKAFGGMIKDGVPNMVRRFNGSVLRVAPFFIGTYMLIAWADEENWKLNRKNPKDFENDV, from the exons ATGGGCAAGGAATTTGGAAATCTTGATACAATCAGAGGGGTCACATTCTTCCGCCTTAGCCCTTTCGAGCAAAAGGCTTTCGGTGGAATGATCAAGGATGGTGTACCTAATATGGTACGTCGTTTCAATGGAAGTGTCCTGCGTGTTGCACCAT ttttcataggtACCTACATGCTCATAGCATGGGCGGACGAAGAAAATTGGAAACTGAACCGCAAGAACCCcaaagactttgaaaatgatgTATAA